The following proteins come from a genomic window of Salvia hispanica cultivar TCC Black 2014 chromosome 4, UniMelb_Shisp_WGS_1.0, whole genome shotgun sequence:
- the LOC125222632 gene encoding 5'-nucleotidase SurE-like, with translation MESSRDRPTVMVTNDDGIDAPGLQALVRALVSSDQFQVFVSAPEREQSAVSHSSTVLTVMHAKPVEIDGAIAFAVSGTPADCTSLGISKALFTSVPDLVISGINKGSNCGYHIIYSGTVAGAREAFLHNIPAVSLSYDWYGPGGRRSADDYELAAEACLPIISGILAEIRENTYPRNSFLNINVPADVVNHKGYRLTKPGNSMNKLGWKQVASQAQGEEMISAMVLAPRPSSILEPEAVDDTKNKNLMFIRKLLEFQVEDGGTDYSSLLEGYITVSPLGAMSPAEEDSHSYFAVWLPLLNQCFSSSTL, from the exons ATGGAAAGCAGCCGCGATCGTCCAACGGTGATGGTGACGAACGACGACGGAATCGACGCCCCCGGCCTCCAAGCTCTTGTTCGTGCTCTGGTTTCCTCCGATCAATTCCAAGTCTTCGTCAGCGCCCCAGAAAG GGAACAATCTGCTGTTAGTCATAGTTCGACAGTGCTAACTGTTATGCATGCCAAGCCTGTGGAAATCGATGGAGCTATTGCCTTTGCAGTTTCCG GAACCCCTGCTGACTGTACATCTTTGGGAATTTCCAAGGCTCTCTTCACCTCAGTACCAGATTTG GTAATCAGTGGCATTAACAAGGGTAGCAACTGTGGTTATCACAT TATTTATTCAGGGACTGTAGCAGGTGCTCGGGAAGCATTTCTGCACAACATACCTGCTGTTTCTTTATCATATGACTG GTACGGTCCTGGAGGGAGGCGCAGTGCTGATGATTATGAACTGGCAGCAGAGGCTTGCTTGCCTATAATCAGTGGTATATTGGCTGAAATCAGGGAGAATACTTATCCTAGAAACAGTTTTCTCAATATAAATGTTCCTGCAGATGTTGTGAATCATAAg GGGTATCGACTAACCAAGCCCGGGAATAGTATGAATAAACTTGGGTGGAAGCAAGTCGCTTCTCAAGCTCAAGGAGAGGAAATGATATCAGCAATGGTTTTGGCTCCACGTCCATCATCAATCCTTGAACCAGAGGCAGTGGATgataccaaaaacaaaaatcttaTGTTCATAAGAAAA CTCTTGGAGTTTCAGGTCGAAGATGGTGGCACGGATTATTCTTCTCTTCTAGAAGGATAC ATAACTGTGAGTCCTCTAGGTGCTATGTCTCCTGCTGAGGAAGATAGCCACTCATACTTTGCAGTGTGGCTGCCACTTCTGAATCAATGCTTTTCTTCCTCTACCCTTTGA
- the LOC125222631 gene encoding pentatricopeptide repeat-containing protein At3g09040, mitochondrial isoform X1 — translation MLARYNKIRPQRLNPNSSSSHLQFGFSTLHPVNDTRFRQSPSQELTFYDYLLEICLGECKKIQTRKLFDRIPERLNFSLNAAKAIHAQSLKFGISSERELGSSILDLYAKCGHMDYTRKVFLHLEKRDELSWNSIMSMKSRKGLFEDVLVDFVSMWSCGVVGNQFSFAIILSACAKLMDVDLGKQAHCASIKLGFETNPYCEGALIDMYAKCGYLAFAKRIFDVSVCPDKVAWTSMISGLAQAGFLSEALKVFEQMQEAGHVPDDIVLVTVLSTFVGRGRLEDACRLFAQMRNPNVVAWNVMISGHVKGGNEGEAIKLFRNMVNIAVVEPTRSTLGSVLRAIATVANLTYGLQVHSWALKRGLSSNVYAGSSLVNMYAKCQKMEAAMAVFTDSEEKNEVLWNALIGGYAQNGLAHEVFELFASMKISGFRPDEYTYTSLLSACACLGNINMGRELHSYVIKNEFGRNLYVQNALVDMHAKCGALLNARTLFEKIKNRDNVSWNAIIVGYVQDEEEEEAFRMFHQMMSEGIAPDEVSLASILSAVGNLKDLCKGMQIHCFMHKYGLEKAMYAGSSLIDMYCKCRVVETASEVFSSMPQKSVVCFNALISGHALISLAEAANTFKYMLLEGLQPSEVTFATLLEACSDNSDLCFGIQIHCFILKVGLPFSDEFLAVSLLGMYINNQRNTEAISFFSELPHPRSTVLWTVLISGSVQNGHYDEALRWYHEMRCHNTMPDQATFCSVLRACSGLTSLEDGKKIHSVIFHIGYDKDELTGSALVDMYAKCGDIKSSAQVFREMISKKDVILWNSMIVGYGKNGHAEDALKIFDEMKRANVEPDAVTFLGVLTACSHAGMVPEGREIYESMVSLYGVKPRRDHWACMVDLFGRWGFIEEAEKFIDNLGYVPDSMIWATYLNACRLQGDDARGKLAAEKLFELEPRDSSPYVLLSSMHAASGNWDGVKFVREKMLEKGLVKLPGSSKISLDVVY, via the coding sequence ATGCTAGCAAGATATAACAAGATCAGGCCCCAGCGACTGAACCCAAATTCTTCATCTTCGCATCTCCAATTCGGATTCTCAACTCTCCATCCCGTAAACGATACAAGATTTCGTCAATCTCCGTCTCAAGAACTCACCTTTTACGACTATCTATTAGAGATATGCTTGGGGGAATGCAAGAAGATCCAAACCCGCAAACTGTTCGACAGAATTCCCGAAAGACTGAATTTTTCTTTGAATGCGGCGAAAGCGATTCACGCCCAGAGCTTGAAATTCGGCATATCGTCAGAGAGGGAATTGGGGAGCTCTATCTTGGATTTGTATGCCAAATGCGGCCACATGGATTACACAAGAAAGGTTTTTTTGCACCTCGAGAAAAGGGATGAATTGTCTTGGAATTCAATTATGAGTATGAAATCGCGTAAAGGGCTGTTTGAGGATGTACTGGTGGACTTTGTCTCGATGTGGAGTTGTGGGGTGGTAGGGAATCAGTTCAGTTTTGCGATCATCTTGTCAGCTTGTGCTAAGTTGATGGATGTAGATCTCGGGAAACAAGCACATTGTGCTTCTATCAAGTTAGGGTTTGAAACCAACCCATACTGCGAGGGTGCGTTGATTGATATGTATGCAAAATGTGGTTATTTGGCATTTGCCAAGAGGATATTTGATGTTTCTGTGTGCCCGGATAAAGTTGCTTGGACTTCAATGATCTCAGGGCTTGCTCAAGCTGGCTTTCTTAGTGAGGCATTGAAAGTCTTCGAGCAGATGCAGGAAGCAGGTCATGTGCCCGATGATATAGTGCTTGTGACTGTCTTAAGCACATTTGTGGGGCGGGGAAGGCTTGAGGATGCTTGCCGCCTGTTTGCCCAAATGCGTAACCCAAATGTCGTTGCATGGAATGTTATGATTTCGGGCCATGTAAAAGGGGGTAATGAAGGAGAGGCTATCAAACTGTTCAGGAATATGGTCAATATTGCTGTTGTTGAGCCAACACGTTCAACTCTAGGTAGCGTGTTAAGAGCAATTGCCACTGTGGCTAACCTTACATATGGCTTGCAGGTCCATTCTTGGGCACTGAAGCGTGGTCTTAGCTCTAATGTATATGCAGGGAGCTCCTTGGTTAATATGTATGCCAAATGTCAGAAGATGGAGGCGGCGATGGCAGTCTTTACGGATTcagaagagaaaaatgagGTGTTGTGGAATGCATTAATTGGGGGCTATGCTCAGAACGGTCTTGCTCATGAGGTATTCGAGTTATTTGCAAGTATGAAGATTTCTGGATTTCGACCTGATGAATATACTTATACTAGTCTGCTGAGTGCTTGTGCGTGTTTGGGCAATATCAATATGGGCCGCGAGTTACATTCATATGTAATTAAGAATGAATTTGGAAGAAACTTATATGTGCAAAATGCATTAGTGGATATGCATGCCAAATGTGGAGCTCTACTCAATGCGAGGACACTATTTGAGAAAATCAAGAATCGAGATAATGTTTCTTGGAATGCAATCATTGTGGGCTATGTGCAGgatgaggaggaagaagaagccTTTCGTATGTTTCACCAGATGATGTCGGAGGGGATTGCACCTGATGAGGTGTCCTTAGCTAGCATACTTAGTGCTGTGGGAAATCTTAAAGATCTTTGCAAGGGTATGCAGATACATTGTTTTATGCACAAGTATGGTCTAGAAAAAGCCATGTATGCTGGAAGCTCACTAATTGACATGTATTGCAAGTGCAGAGTAGTTGAAACTGCATCGGAAGTATTCTCTTCCATGCCCCAGAAAAGTGTGGTTTGTTTTAATGCTTTGATATCTGGCCATGCTCTAATTAGCTTAGCTGAGGCGGCGAATACTTTTAAGTATATGCTCCTTGAGGGACTGCAACCTTCCGAAGTCACGTTTGCTACCCTTCTGGAGGCATGTTCCGATAACAGTGATTTGTGTTTTGGGATTCAAATCCACTGTTTTATCCTAAAAGTAGGCCTTCCATTTAGTGACGAATTTTTAGCTGTCTCGCTCTTGGGAATGTACATCAATAATCAAAGAAATACTGAAGCAATTAGCTTCTTCTCTGAGCTTCCTCATCCGAGAAGCACAGTATTGTGGACAGTCTTGATATCAGGAAGCGTGCAAAATGGTCATTATGACGAGGCATTGCGTTGGTACCATGAAATGCGATGTCATAATACCATGCCAGACCAAGCGACATTTTGTAGCGTCTTGAGAGCATGCTCAGGCTTAACTTCTTTAGAGGATGGTAAGAAAATCCACTCTGTCATCTTTCATATAGGTTATGATAAAGATGAGTTGACTGGAAGCGCTCTCGTGGATATGTATGCTAAATGTGGAGATATTAAAAGTTCGGCCCAAGTCTTCAGGGAGATGATTAGCAAGAAAGATGTGATTTTGTGGAACTCTATGATTGTTGGATATGGGAAAAATGGTCATGCAGAAGATGCTCTGAAGATCTTTGACGAGATGAAGAGGGCAAATGTAGAACCAGATGCAGTCACTTTCCTTGGCGTTCTAACCGCATGTAGTCATGCAGGAATGGTACCTGAAGGTCGAGAAATTTATGAGAGCATGGTAAGCCTTTATGGGGTTAAACCTCGTAGAGATCACTGGGCGTGCATGGTTGATCTTTTCGGGCGTTGGGGCTTTATTGAGGAGGCAGAGAAGTTCATCGACAACCTAGGATATGTGCCTGACTctatgatatgggctacttaTCTTAACGCGTGCAGATTGCAGGGAGATGATGCGAGGGGGAAGCTTGCTGCTGAAAAGCTTTTCGAGTTGGAACCACGCGACTCTTCTCCTTATGTGCTGCTTTCCAGTATGCATGCAGCATCAGGCAACTGGGATGGTGTTAAATTTGTGAGGGAGAAAATGTTGGAAAAAGGACTTGTAAAATTACCTGGAAGTAGTAAAATCTCTCTGGATGTAGTTTATTAG
- the LOC125222631 gene encoding pentatricopeptide repeat-containing protein At3g09040, mitochondrial isoform X2 yields the protein MLARYNKIRPQRLNPNSSSSHLQFGFSTLHPVNDTRFRQSPSQELTFYDYLLEICLGECKKIQTRKLFDRIPERLNFSLNAAKAIHAQSLKFGISSERELGSSILDLYAKCGHMDYTRKVFLHLEKRDELSWNSIMSMKSRKGLFEDVLVDFVSMWSCGVVGNQFSFAIILSACAKLMDVDLGKQAHCASIKLGFETNPYCEGALIDMYAKCGYLAFAKRIFDVSVCPDKVAWTSMISGLAQAGFLSEALKVFEQMQEAGHVPDDIVLVTVLSTFVGRGRLEDACRLFAQMRNPNVVAWNVMISGHVKGGNEGEAIKLFRNMVNIAVVEPTRSTLGSSLVNMYAKCQKMEAAMAVFTDSEEKNEVLWNALIGGYAQNGLAHEVFELFASMKISGFRPDEYTYTSLLSACACLGNINMGRELHSYVIKNEFGRNLYVQNALVDMHAKCGALLNARTLFEKIKNRDNVSWNAIIVGYVQDEEEEEAFRMFHQMMSEGIAPDEVSLASILSAVGNLKDLCKGMQIHCFMHKYGLEKAMYAGSSLIDMYCKCRVVETASEVFSSMPQKSVVCFNALISGHALISLAEAANTFKYMLLEGLQPSEVTFATLLEACSDNSDLCFGIQIHCFILKVGLPFSDEFLAVSLLGMYINNQRNTEAISFFSELPHPRSTVLWTVLISGSVQNGHYDEALRWYHEMRCHNTMPDQATFCSVLRACSGLTSLEDGKKIHSVIFHIGYDKDELTGSALVDMYAKCGDIKSSAQVFREMISKKDVILWNSMIVGYGKNGHAEDALKIFDEMKRANVEPDAVTFLGVLTACSHAGMVPEGREIYESMVSLYGVKPRRDHWACMVDLFGRWGFIEEAEKFIDNLGYVPDSMIWATYLNACRLQGDDARGKLAAEKLFELEPRDSSPYVLLSSMHAASGNWDGVKFVREKMLEKGLVKLPGSSKISLDVVY from the exons ATGCTAGCAAGATATAACAAGATCAGGCCCCAGCGACTGAACCCAAATTCTTCATCTTCGCATCTCCAATTCGGATTCTCAACTCTCCATCCCGTAAACGATACAAGATTTCGTCAATCTCCGTCTCAAGAACTCACCTTTTACGACTATCTATTAGAGATATGCTTGGGGGAATGCAAGAAGATCCAAACCCGCAAACTGTTCGACAGAATTCCCGAAAGACTGAATTTTTCTTTGAATGCGGCGAAAGCGATTCACGCCCAGAGCTTGAAATTCGGCATATCGTCAGAGAGGGAATTGGGGAGCTCTATCTTGGATTTGTATGCCAAATGCGGCCACATGGATTACACAAGAAAGGTTTTTTTGCACCTCGAGAAAAGGGATGAATTGTCTTGGAATTCAATTATGAGTATGAAATCGCGTAAAGGGCTGTTTGAGGATGTACTGGTGGACTTTGTCTCGATGTGGAGTTGTGGGGTGGTAGGGAATCAGTTCAGTTTTGCGATCATCTTGTCAGCTTGTGCTAAGTTGATGGATGTAGATCTCGGGAAACAAGCACATTGTGCTTCTATCAAGTTAGGGTTTGAAACCAACCCATACTGCGAGGGTGCGTTGATTGATATGTATGCAAAATGTGGTTATTTGGCATTTGCCAAGAGGATATTTGATGTTTCTGTGTGCCCGGATAAAGTTGCTTGGACTTCAATGATCTCAGGGCTTGCTCAAGCTGGCTTTCTTAGTGAGGCATTGAAAGTCTTCGAGCAGATGCAGGAAGCAGGTCATGTGCCCGATGATATAGTGCTTGTGACTGTCTTAAGCACATTTGTGGGGCGGGGAAGGCTTGAGGATGCTTGCCGCCTGTTTGCCCAAATGCGTAACCCAAATGTCGTTGCATGGAATGTTATGATTTCGGGCCATGTAAAAGGGGGTAATGAAGGAGAGGCTATCAAACTGTTCAGGAATATGGTCAATATTGCTGTTGTTGAGCCAACACGTTCAACTCTAG GGAGCTCCTTGGTTAATATGTATGCCAAATGTCAGAAGATGGAGGCGGCGATGGCAGTCTTTACGGATTcagaagagaaaaatgagGTGTTGTGGAATGCATTAATTGGGGGCTATGCTCAGAACGGTCTTGCTCATGAGGTATTCGAGTTATTTGCAAGTATGAAGATTTCTGGATTTCGACCTGATGAATATACTTATACTAGTCTGCTGAGTGCTTGTGCGTGTTTGGGCAATATCAATATGGGCCGCGAGTTACATTCATATGTAATTAAGAATGAATTTGGAAGAAACTTATATGTGCAAAATGCATTAGTGGATATGCATGCCAAATGTGGAGCTCTACTCAATGCGAGGACACTATTTGAGAAAATCAAGAATCGAGATAATGTTTCTTGGAATGCAATCATTGTGGGCTATGTGCAGgatgaggaggaagaagaagccTTTCGTATGTTTCACCAGATGATGTCGGAGGGGATTGCACCTGATGAGGTGTCCTTAGCTAGCATACTTAGTGCTGTGGGAAATCTTAAAGATCTTTGCAAGGGTATGCAGATACATTGTTTTATGCACAAGTATGGTCTAGAAAAAGCCATGTATGCTGGAAGCTCACTAATTGACATGTATTGCAAGTGCAGAGTAGTTGAAACTGCATCGGAAGTATTCTCTTCCATGCCCCAGAAAAGTGTGGTTTGTTTTAATGCTTTGATATCTGGCCATGCTCTAATTAGCTTAGCTGAGGCGGCGAATACTTTTAAGTATATGCTCCTTGAGGGACTGCAACCTTCCGAAGTCACGTTTGCTACCCTTCTGGAGGCATGTTCCGATAACAGTGATTTGTGTTTTGGGATTCAAATCCACTGTTTTATCCTAAAAGTAGGCCTTCCATTTAGTGACGAATTTTTAGCTGTCTCGCTCTTGGGAATGTACATCAATAATCAAAGAAATACTGAAGCAATTAGCTTCTTCTCTGAGCTTCCTCATCCGAGAAGCACAGTATTGTGGACAGTCTTGATATCAGGAAGCGTGCAAAATGGTCATTATGACGAGGCATTGCGTTGGTACCATGAAATGCGATGTCATAATACCATGCCAGACCAAGCGACATTTTGTAGCGTCTTGAGAGCATGCTCAGGCTTAACTTCTTTAGAGGATGGTAAGAAAATCCACTCTGTCATCTTTCATATAGGTTATGATAAAGATGAGTTGACTGGAAGCGCTCTCGTGGATATGTATGCTAAATGTGGAGATATTAAAAGTTCGGCCCAAGTCTTCAGGGAGATGATTAGCAAGAAAGATGTGATTTTGTGGAACTCTATGATTGTTGGATATGGGAAAAATGGTCATGCAGAAGATGCTCTGAAGATCTTTGACGAGATGAAGAGGGCAAATGTAGAACCAGATGCAGTCACTTTCCTTGGCGTTCTAACCGCATGTAGTCATGCAGGAATGGTACCTGAAGGTCGAGAAATTTATGAGAGCATGGTAAGCCTTTATGGGGTTAAACCTCGTAGAGATCACTGGGCGTGCATGGTTGATCTTTTCGGGCGTTGGGGCTTTATTGAGGAGGCAGAGAAGTTCATCGACAACCTAGGATATGTGCCTGACTctatgatatgggctacttaTCTTAACGCGTGCAGATTGCAGGGAGATGATGCGAGGGGGAAGCTTGCTGCTGAAAAGCTTTTCGAGTTGGAACCACGCGACTCTTCTCCTTATGTGCTGCTTTCCAGTATGCATGCAGCATCAGGCAACTGGGATGGTGTTAAATTTGTGAGGGAGAAAATGTTGGAAAAAGGACTTGTAAAATTACCTGGAAGTAGTAAAATCTCTCTGGATGTAGTTTATTAG
- the LOC125222631 gene encoding pentatricopeptide repeat-containing protein At3g09040, mitochondrial isoform X3, translated as MLARYNKIRPQRLNPNSSSSHLQFGFSTLHPVNDTRFRQSPSQELTFYDYLLEICLGECKKIQTRKLFDRIPERLNFSLNAAKAIHAQSLKFGISSERELGSSILDLYAKCGHMDYTRKVFLHLEKRDELSWNSIMSMKSRKGLFEDVLVDFVSMWSCGVVGNQFSFAIILSACAKLMDVDLGKQAHCASIKLGFETNPYCEGALIDMYAKCGYLAFAKRIFDVSVCPDKVAWTSMISGLAQAGFLSEALKVFEQMQEAGHVPDDIVLVTVLSTFVGRGRLEDACRLFAQMRNPNVVAWNVMISGHVKGGNEGEAIKLFRNMVNIAVVEPTRSTLGSVLRAIATVANLTYGLQVHSWALKRGLSSNVYAGSSLVNMYAKCQKMEAAMAVFTDSEEKNEVLWNALIGGYAQNGLAHEDEEEEEAFRMFHQMMSEGIAPDEVSLASILSAVGNLKDLCKGMQIHCFMHKYGLEKAMYAGSSLIDMYCKCRVVETASEVFSSMPQKSVVCFNALISGHALISLAEAANTFKYMLLEGLQPSEVTFATLLEACSDNSDLCFGIQIHCFILKVGLPFSDEFLAVSLLGMYINNQRNTEAISFFSELPHPRSTVLWTVLISGSVQNGHYDEALRWYHEMRCHNTMPDQATFCSVLRACSGLTSLEDGKKIHSVIFHIGYDKDELTGSALVDMYAKCGDIKSSAQVFREMISKKDVILWNSMIVGYGKNGHAEDALKIFDEMKRANVEPDAVTFLGVLTACSHAGMVPEGREIYESMVSLYGVKPRRDHWACMVDLFGRWGFIEEAEKFIDNLGYVPDSMIWATYLNACRLQGDDARGKLAAEKLFELEPRDSSPYVLLSSMHAASGNWDGVKFVREKMLEKGLVKLPGSSKISLDVVY; from the exons ATGCTAGCAAGATATAACAAGATCAGGCCCCAGCGACTGAACCCAAATTCTTCATCTTCGCATCTCCAATTCGGATTCTCAACTCTCCATCCCGTAAACGATACAAGATTTCGTCAATCTCCGTCTCAAGAACTCACCTTTTACGACTATCTATTAGAGATATGCTTGGGGGAATGCAAGAAGATCCAAACCCGCAAACTGTTCGACAGAATTCCCGAAAGACTGAATTTTTCTTTGAATGCGGCGAAAGCGATTCACGCCCAGAGCTTGAAATTCGGCATATCGTCAGAGAGGGAATTGGGGAGCTCTATCTTGGATTTGTATGCCAAATGCGGCCACATGGATTACACAAGAAAGGTTTTTTTGCACCTCGAGAAAAGGGATGAATTGTCTTGGAATTCAATTATGAGTATGAAATCGCGTAAAGGGCTGTTTGAGGATGTACTGGTGGACTTTGTCTCGATGTGGAGTTGTGGGGTGGTAGGGAATCAGTTCAGTTTTGCGATCATCTTGTCAGCTTGTGCTAAGTTGATGGATGTAGATCTCGGGAAACAAGCACATTGTGCTTCTATCAAGTTAGGGTTTGAAACCAACCCATACTGCGAGGGTGCGTTGATTGATATGTATGCAAAATGTGGTTATTTGGCATTTGCCAAGAGGATATTTGATGTTTCTGTGTGCCCGGATAAAGTTGCTTGGACTTCAATGATCTCAGGGCTTGCTCAAGCTGGCTTTCTTAGTGAGGCATTGAAAGTCTTCGAGCAGATGCAGGAAGCAGGTCATGTGCCCGATGATATAGTGCTTGTGACTGTCTTAAGCACATTTGTGGGGCGGGGAAGGCTTGAGGATGCTTGCCGCCTGTTTGCCCAAATGCGTAACCCAAATGTCGTTGCATGGAATGTTATGATTTCGGGCCATGTAAAAGGGGGTAATGAAGGAGAGGCTATCAAACTGTTCAGGAATATGGTCAATATTGCTGTTGTTGAGCCAACACGTTCAACTCTAGGTAGCGTGTTAAGAGCAATTGCCACTGTGGCTAACCTTACATATGGCTTGCAGGTCCATTCTTGGGCACTGAAGCGTGGTCTTAGCTCTAATGTATATGCAGGGAGCTCCTTGGTTAATATGTATGCCAAATGTCAGAAGATGGAGGCGGCGATGGCAGTCTTTACGGATTcagaagagaaaaatgagGTGTTGTGGAATGCATTAATTGGGGGCTATGCTCAGAACGGTCTTGCTCATGAG gatgaggaggaagaagaagccTTTCGTATGTTTCACCAGATGATGTCGGAGGGGATTGCACCTGATGAGGTGTCCTTAGCTAGCATACTTAGTGCTGTGGGAAATCTTAAAGATCTTTGCAAGGGTATGCAGATACATTGTTTTATGCACAAGTATGGTCTAGAAAAAGCCATGTATGCTGGAAGCTCACTAATTGACATGTATTGCAAGTGCAGAGTAGTTGAAACTGCATCGGAAGTATTCTCTTCCATGCCCCAGAAAAGTGTGGTTTGTTTTAATGCTTTGATATCTGGCCATGCTCTAATTAGCTTAGCTGAGGCGGCGAATACTTTTAAGTATATGCTCCTTGAGGGACTGCAACCTTCCGAAGTCACGTTTGCTACCCTTCTGGAGGCATGTTCCGATAACAGTGATTTGTGTTTTGGGATTCAAATCCACTGTTTTATCCTAAAAGTAGGCCTTCCATTTAGTGACGAATTTTTAGCTGTCTCGCTCTTGGGAATGTACATCAATAATCAAAGAAATACTGAAGCAATTAGCTTCTTCTCTGAGCTTCCTCATCCGAGAAGCACAGTATTGTGGACAGTCTTGATATCAGGAAGCGTGCAAAATGGTCATTATGACGAGGCATTGCGTTGGTACCATGAAATGCGATGTCATAATACCATGCCAGACCAAGCGACATTTTGTAGCGTCTTGAGAGCATGCTCAGGCTTAACTTCTTTAGAGGATGGTAAGAAAATCCACTCTGTCATCTTTCATATAGGTTATGATAAAGATGAGTTGACTGGAAGCGCTCTCGTGGATATGTATGCTAAATGTGGAGATATTAAAAGTTCGGCCCAAGTCTTCAGGGAGATGATTAGCAAGAAAGATGTGATTTTGTGGAACTCTATGATTGTTGGATATGGGAAAAATGGTCATGCAGAAGATGCTCTGAAGATCTTTGACGAGATGAAGAGGGCAAATGTAGAACCAGATGCAGTCACTTTCCTTGGCGTTCTAACCGCATGTAGTCATGCAGGAATGGTACCTGAAGGTCGAGAAATTTATGAGAGCATGGTAAGCCTTTATGGGGTTAAACCTCGTAGAGATCACTGGGCGTGCATGGTTGATCTTTTCGGGCGTTGGGGCTTTATTGAGGAGGCAGAGAAGTTCATCGACAACCTAGGATATGTGCCTGACTctatgatatgggctacttaTCTTAACGCGTGCAGATTGCAGGGAGATGATGCGAGGGGGAAGCTTGCTGCTGAAAAGCTTTTCGAGTTGGAACCACGCGACTCTTCTCCTTATGTGCTGCTTTCCAGTATGCATGCAGCATCAGGCAACTGGGATGGTGTTAAATTTGTGAGGGAGAAAATGTTGGAAAAAGGACTTGTAAAATTACCTGGAAGTAGTAAAATCTCTCTGGATGTAGTTTATTAG